TCTGGTTCTATTTCTGGTTCTGGCTTTGATTTTAATTTATTTATTAATGCTTCAGTTTCTCTAACAGATAATCCATTAGAAATAACTTCATTCCATATCATATTTTGTTGGATAGGGTTTTCAGCTCCTAATAAAGCTCTCGCATGTCCCATACTTAAAGCACCTTCTTTAATGCTATCCTTTATTTCTTCTGGTAGCTGAAGAAGCCTTAAAATATTAGCAATAGAAGGTCTACTTTTTCCTACTTTTTTTGCTATTTGCTCTTGCGTAAGTTTAAATTCATTGATGAGCGATTGATAGGCCATTGCTTCTTCAATGGGATTGAGATCTTGACGTTGAACATTTTCAACAATAGACATTTCCATTAAAGCTGCATCAGAAATATCTTTGATAATAACAGGAATAAGGCTTAAACCTGCCATTTTTGAAGCGCGTAACCGTCTTTCCCCAGCGATAAGTTCATACTTATCCCCTAATTTTCTTACTAAAACAGGTTGAATTACACCTTGCTCTTTTATTGAATTGCAAAGGTCTTCCATTTCATCTTCAGCAAAATTTTGCCGAGCTTGATATCTATTAGGTTGAATAAGTTCAATACCGCACTCAAAATAGTTAGCGTTTTTATCATCATCAAAATCATTTAGACCGAAAGACGGAATAAGGGAATCAAGCCCTCTACCTAAAGCCATTTTCTTTTGTCCTTTTGAACCTGAAGTATTTTCCATTTTTTTTCCCAAATTATTACCTGCAGCTAATGAAGTATATTTAATTATCTATTTAAATTTAATAATTCCTTTGCAAAATCCATATAGCTTTTTCCTCCTACAGAATTAGCATCATAGACAAATATAGGCTTTCCAAAACTTGGAGCTTCTCCGAGTTTTACATTTCGAGGAATTTTAGTTTTAAAAATCATGTCTTTAAAATATTTCTCAGCATCTTCAACTACTTGAGCAGCCAGATTAGTTCGTT
This genomic window from Desulfobacterales bacterium contains:
- a CDS encoding ParB/RepB/Spo0J family partition protein produces the protein MENTSGSKGQKKMALGRGLDSLIPSFGLNDFDDDKNANYFECGIELIQPNRYQARQNFAEDEMEDLCNSIKEQGVIQPVLVRKLGDKYELIAGERRLRASKMAGLSLIPVIIKDISDAALMEMSIVENVQRQDLNPIEEAMAYQSLINEFKLTQEQIAKKVGKSRPSIANILRLLQLPEEIKDSIKEGALSMGHARALLGAENPIQQNMIWNEVISNGLSVRETEALINKLKSKPEPEIEPEIEAEAEAEPEKSKENKEKEPEDPYYVSIVDNLSRQFGTKVQIKKKGERGKVEIEFYSNDDLDRLLTIFNNNKYDDI